Proteins from a single region of Streptococcus oralis:
- a CDS encoding MATE family efflux transporter: protein MFKKNKDILNIALPAMGENFLQMLMGMVDSYLVAHLGLVAISGVSVAGNIITIYQAIFIALGAAISSVISKSLGQKDQSKLAYHVTEALKITLLLSALLGALSLFAGQEMIGLLGTEQAVAESGGLYLSLVGGSIVLLGLMTSLGALIRATHNPRLPLYVSLLSNALNILFSSLAIFVLDMGIAGVAWGTILSRLVGLVILWSQLKLPFEKPTFGLDKELLTLALPAAGERLMMRAGDVVIIALVVSFGTEAVAGNAVGEVLTQFNYMPAFGVATATVMQVARAVGEDNWERVDEISKQTFWLSLLLMLPLTLSIYALGTPLTHLYTTDPIAVEASVLVALFSLLGTPMATGTVIYTAVWQGLGNARLPFYATSIGMWCIRIGTAYLMGIVLGWGLPGIWAGTLLDNGFRWLFLRYRYQRYMSLKG, encoded by the coding sequence TTGTTTAAGAAAAATAAAGACATTCTTAATATTGCATTGCCAGCTATGGGTGAAAACTTTTTGCAGATGCTCATGGGAATGGTGGACAGTTACTTGGTCGCTCACTTGGGACTGGTAGCTATTTCGGGTGTTTCAGTGGCTGGCAATATTATCACCATTTACCAGGCGATTTTTATCGCTCTGGGAGCTGCTATTTCCAGTGTTATTTCAAAAAGTTTGGGGCAGAAAGATCAGTCCAAGTTGGCTTATCACGTGACAGAGGCTCTCAAGATAACCCTATTGCTGAGTGCACTTTTAGGCGCCTTATCGCTTTTTGCTGGGCAAGAGATGATAGGACTTTTGGGAACTGAGCAGGCTGTGGCCGAGAGTGGTGGGCTCTACCTATCTTTGGTGGGTGGATCGATTGTTCTCTTGGGCTTGATGACCAGTCTAGGTGCCTTGATTCGTGCAACGCATAATCCGCGTCTGCCTCTCTATGTTAGTCTTTTATCCAATGCCTTGAATATTCTTTTTTCAAGTCTAGCTATTTTTGTCCTTGATATGGGAATAGCGGGTGTTGCTTGGGGGACTATCTTGTCTCGCTTAGTCGGCCTTGTGATTTTGTGGTCGCAATTAAAGTTGCCTTTTGAGAAACCGACTTTTGGTTTAGATAAGGAACTATTGACCTTGGCTTTGCCAGCGGCAGGAGAACGTCTCATGATGCGGGCTGGAGATGTAGTGATCATTGCCTTGGTCGTCTCTTTTGGGACGGAGGCAGTAGCGGGGAATGCAGTCGGAGAAGTCTTGACCCAGTTTAACTATATGCCTGCCTTTGGCGTCGCTACGGCGACGGTCATGCAGGTAGCTCGAGCAGTTGGAGAGGATAACTGGGAAAGAGTTGACGAGATAAGCAAGCAAACCTTTTGGCTTTCTCTGCTTCTCATGTTGCCCTTAACTCTCAGTATCTATGCCTTGGGGACACCATTGACTCATCTCTATACGACGGACCCTATAGCAGTTGAAGCGAGCGTTTTGGTGGCACTGTTCTCTCTACTAGGAACTCCCATGGCGACAGGGACAGTCATCTATACTGCAGTGTGGCAGGGATTGGGAAATGCTCGCCTCCCCTTTTATGCGACAAGTATTGGGATGTGGTGTATCCGTATAGGGACAGCCTATCTGATGGGTATTGTTCTTGGTTGGGGCTTGCCTGGTATTTGGGCAGGGACTCTCTTGGATAATGGTTTCCGTTGGTTATTTCTACGTTACCGTTACCAGCGTTATATGAGCTTGAAAGGATAG